GGGGTAAAGGTCGGACGGGGGAGTTACCCCCCAAATATGGAACGAGCAGCCCTAGTCGACGGAGCAGGCGACGACGTCACCAGATAACGGGACGGCGGCCAGTTTTGCGGCCCCTGATGGGCAAATCAATACACGATGTGGAGGTAGTTAAAACTACTTTATTTAAAGTGACGCTAATGTCTGACGGAGAGCTGACGGAGATACAAGAGAATACGGATCGTATTTGTCACGTATGGAACCAGTTACGATCCGTATTCCCGACGATACGTATCGTACGCTCGCAGAGGAGGCCGACGAGAGCGGCCGCAGTATGTCCGAGGTCGTCCGCGAGCGCGTCGAGCGTGGTATGGACTACGAGGAGATCAAACGCGAGAGAGACCGACTCCGCTCCGAGAAACGGACGCTAATCCAAGATCGAGAGGAGAGGACGGACCTCGTCGAGTATGTCGAGCAAGAGCGCGAGCTCCAGGCGCGACGCGAGGAGCGGAAGGATGCTCCCGTATGGCGACGCGCTAAGTGGTGGGTCTTTGGTCGTGATCGAGGCGATCGCGAGGACTAGATCGAGCCCCCCTCAACTACGGGAAAAACCGCGAGGAGATTACGTCCTCAATCGTCCTCAATCGCAAGCCAGTACAACGTTTTGGGCACTACTACCCAATTATATAATCAAGTTTGTATGCAGTATTTCCGGGATTTGAGAGCTCTACTGTCCAATTCCCGTATCGGTAATCCCTTCCGGTAGTGCCCAAAAGTCGGTGTGTGTAGTACAAATTGTACTCCCAGATAGACAATTGTTTAATTATATCGAGTATAGGTAGACGAACACAGGAATATCTCTAATAGATTGTTGCTTTTCGGAAAAGGGACGTTGGAGAGGTCCCAGACTGAACAATTCTCCGTAGACTCGCGACACTCAAAACTGTATCGGATCGTAAATCGGGACATTTTATATGGAGGATGACGAAACGATCCGATAACGATCCGGTGTAAATACCGGGAGAGGTCCCAGACTGAACATCGAGACTTCTCCCAACCTCACCTAAGAGCCGACTCTATCGGCTCCGAAAGTAGGGGTCGGGCTGCATTGGCAGATAGCTATTGCTTTAGTCACAATTTCAATGACGAAAGAAGACATTACCGTTAGTACAGACTTTGTAACTGCTGCCGAGCTCCGCGATCGCGACGAGTCCATCG
This Halalkalicoccus subterraneus DNA region includes the following protein-coding sequences:
- a CDS encoding ribbon-helix-helix protein, CopG family; amino-acid sequence: MEPVTIRIPDDTYRTLAEEADESGRSMSEVVRERVERGMDYEEIKRERDRLRSEKRTLIQDREERTDLVEYVEQERELQARREERKDAPVWRRAKWWVFGRDRGDRED